One window of Fusobacterium polymorphum genomic DNA carries:
- a CDS encoding baseplate J/gp47 family protein, translating into MIIKKEWKQILKDMLSNVNDDYDKSEGGLFYDNLAPVCIEMEEIRDVLDYIFLNSFAETAEDEFLDNICKEVGVFRKQATKSKGKVVIKGTPNTIIPVGTKIASDTYIYLTTEEKTIGISGEVEVNIESENTGKIYNLPKNTIVNFPITIPNLNEVNNPAETVDGYDGETDDELRERYYFKVREPVTSGNIYHYKKWAMEVEGVGGVKVFPLWAGNGTVKVVVVNSAIEEADEPLLQRVRDYIEQVRPIGATVTVKSATPKNITITGKARISKNIDFDKVKADFERDIKEYFKKVGFKQNYVSYAQLGNILLNVEGVNDYDNLKINTGAINIALAEEEIPKLILITLDKEVV; encoded by the coding sequence ATGATAATAAAAAAAGAATGGAAACAGATATTAAAAGATATGCTCTCTAACGTTAATGATGATTATGATAAGAGTGAGGGTGGATTATTTTATGATAATTTAGCACCTGTCTGCATAGAAATGGAAGAAATAAGAGATGTGTTAGATTATATATTTTTAAACTCTTTTGCTGAAACTGCTGAGGATGAATTTTTAGATAATATATGTAAAGAGGTAGGAGTATTTAGAAAACAAGCAACTAAGAGTAAAGGTAAGGTTGTTATAAAAGGTACACCTAACACAATAATACCCGTTGGAACAAAAATTGCAAGTGATACATATATATATCTAACCACAGAAGAAAAAACTATTGGTATTAGTGGAGAAGTTGAGGTAAATATTGAGAGTGAAAACACTGGTAAAATCTATAATCTACCTAAAAATACAATAGTGAATTTTCCAATTACAATACCTAATCTAAATGAAGTGAACAACCCTGCCGAAACAGTGGACGGATATGATGGAGAAACAGATGATGAACTGAGAGAGAGATATTATTTTAAAGTTAGAGAGCCTGTAACCTCAGGAAACATCTATCACTATAAGAAGTGGGCGATGGAAGTTGAGGGAGTAGGTGGAGTTAAAGTATTTCCACTATGGGCTGGTAATGGTACGGTTAAGGTTGTTGTTGTAAATAGTGCAATCGAAGAAGCTGATGAGCCTTTATTACAGAGAGTAAGAGATTATATAGAGCAAGTTAGACCTATAGGAGCAACTGTTACTGTTAAATCTGCTACACCTAAGAATATAACAATCACAGGTAAAGCTAGAATTTCTAAAAACATTGATTTTGATAAGGTAAAAGCTGACTTTGAAAGAGATATAAAAGAATATTTTAAAAAAGTTGGGTTTAAACAAAACTATGTCAGTTATGCTCAGTTGGGTAATATTCTGCTAAATGTTGAGGGGGTAAATGACTACGATAACTTGAAAATCAACACAGGAGCAATCAATATAGCTTTAGCGGAAGAAGAAATACCAAAATTAATTCTAATCACATTAGATAAAGAGGTGGTGTAG
- a CDS encoding DUF2634 domain-containing protein encodes MAILPKVEFRDYSKDIINESKNTNGKTFLIDFQKKKMLRSDGKLIKTDDERSVRMWIEKVLLTEKYKWDIYKENGSNQYGMTYKANLLGQRFPTPVLYSEFERELIETMKKNKQIIDINILEIKLERHTLKTKFEVQLKDFTRFKWEGYL; translated from the coding sequence ATGGCAATATTACCAAAAGTAGAGTTTAGAGATTATTCAAAAGATATAATTAATGAAAGTAAAAATACAAATGGTAAGACATTTTTGATAGATTTTCAAAAGAAAAAAATGTTGAGAAGTGATGGTAAATTAATTAAGACTGACGATGAGAGGTCTGTAAGAATGTGGATTGAAAAGGTTTTATTGACTGAAAAATATAAGTGGGATATCTATAAAGAAAATGGAAGCAATCAATATGGAATGACATATAAAGCAAATTTATTAGGTCAACGTTTTCCAACTCCCGTGTTATATTCAGAATTTGAAAGAGAACTGATTGAAACAATGAAGAAAAACAAACAAATTATAGATATTAATATTTTGGAAATAAAACTTGAAAGACACACTTTAAAAACTAAATTTGAAGTACAGTTAAAAGACTTTACACGTTTTAAATGGGAGGGTTATTTATGA
- a CDS encoding putative phage tail protein, which yields MKVKRLMQHMPKYYRDILEIEELQNAIDLQLDELDIMSNEVLKQFFIYTATWSLPIWERIFGLTVGDTISNLKERRENIISKLRSYGTTTKEMIARVAKAFTNGEIEVIEDNPNYSFTIKFTSIVGIPDNLENFKKVVATIKPAHLNFNVEFRYNTHNQIGYLYQNSLKTKKHTELFDTRLYNDTDIVGKYHRFDEIGNLKHSELKTKTYNAIYDERR from the coding sequence TTGAAAGTCAAAAGATTAATGCAACATATGCCTAAGTATTATAGAGATATACTTGAGATTGAAGAACTACAAAATGCTATTGATTTACAGTTAGATGAACTGGATATTATGTCTAATGAGGTTTTAAAACAATTCTTTATCTACACAGCTACTTGGAGTTTACCTATATGGGAGCGTATTTTTGGACTAACTGTTGGAGATACAATAAGTAATCTTAAAGAACGTAGAGAGAATATCATATCTAAACTTAGAAGTTATGGGACAACAACTAAAGAAATGATAGCAAGAGTTGCTAAAGCATTTACTAACGGAGAGATAGAAGTTATTGAGGATAATCCTAATTATTCATTCACAATTAAATTTACAAGTATCGTAGGAATACCTGATAATTTAGAAAACTTTAAAAAAGTAGTTGCCACTATAAAACCCGCACATTTGAATTTTAATGTTGAATTTAGATATAACACTCACAATCAAATAGGATATTTGTACCAAAACTCTCTTAAAACTAAGAAACATACTGAGTTGTTTGATACTAGACTTTACAATGACACTGATATAGTGGGTAAATATCATAGATTTGATGAGATTGGAAATTTAAAACATAGTGAATTAAAAACTAAAACATATAATGCTATTTATGATGAAAGGAGATAG
- a CDS encoding N-acetylmuramoyl-L-alanine amidase — protein MKKVALIIGHNKKSKGAFSMTVGDEYSYWKNIAEKIKYEIPDIVAIYEREPNQNYVREMNKVLAELNKHNYDYCLELHFNSALDNKANGCECLIYKGNEKAKKLSTNFLARLQNVFNSKVRGVIELSDPKTRGGYGICNSKDTYILTEAFFGSNLDESLKFSIISDVVNLFVNFIVDTVKEV, from the coding sequence ATGAAAAAAGTTGCTTTAATAATAGGACATAATAAAAAGTCAAAAGGTGCTTTTTCAATGACCGTTGGAGATGAATATAGTTATTGGAAAAATATAGCAGAAAAGATTAAATATGAAATACCTGATATAGTTGCTATTTATGAGAGAGAGCCTAACCAAAATTATGTTAGAGAAATGAATAAAGTATTGGCTGAATTAAATAAACACAATTATGATTACTGTTTAGAATTACATTTTAATAGTGCTTTAGATAATAAAGCTAATGGTTGTGAATGTTTAATCTATAAAGGAAATGAAAAAGCAAAAAAACTATCAACTAACTTTTTGGCTAGATTGCAAAATGTATTTAATAGTAAAGTAAGAGGTGTTATTGAATTGAGTGACCCCAAGACAAGAGGTGGATATGGTATTTGCAATTCAAAAGACACTTATATTTTAACTGAGGCTTTTTTTGGAAGTAATTTAGATGAGTCTTTAAAGTTTTCAATTATTAGTGATGTGGTTAATTTATTTGTTAATTTTATAGTGGATACAGTTAAGGAGGTTTAA